In the Telopea speciosissima isolate NSW1024214 ecotype Mountain lineage chromosome 2, Tspe_v1, whole genome shotgun sequence genome, one interval contains:
- the LOC122653016 gene encoding 1-(5-phosphoribosyl)-5-[(5-phosphoribosylamino)methylideneamino] imidazole-4-carboxamide isomerase, chloroplastic, with protein MRIHNLQSSSNSWHATVSANGLPAHSQTSHSALHGVKKQRFITVVPSKLSRSGLSIRCSVHFRPCIDIHKGTVKQIVGSTLQDSKDEGSTLITNFESDKSAAEFANMYKEDGLKGGHVIMLGADSLSRSAAIKALNSYPGGLQVGGGITSENASSYLEEGASHVIVTSYVFNNGQMDIERLKYLVSVVGKQRLVLDLSCRKKDGKYAIVTDRWQKFSDVYLDEKTLEFLAAYADEFLVHGVDVEGKKLGIDEELVALLGQHSPIPVTYAGGVITMDDLERIKVAGMGRVDVTVGSALDIFGGNLAYKDVIAWHKEQEAFTV; from the exons ATGAGGATTCATAATCTCCAGTCTTCTTCAAATTCTTGGCATGCTACTGTTTCTGCGAATGGCCTTCCTGCACATAGTCAGACGTCACATTCTGCTTTGCATGGTGTGAAGAAGCAGAGATTTATTACGGTTGTGCCGTCAAAGTTATCAA GGTCTGGACTATCCATCCGATGTTCTGTTCATTTCCGACCTTGTATTGATATACACAAG GGCACGGTGAAACAAATTGTTGGGTCTACACTCCAGGATTCAAAAGATGAGGGCTCAACACTCATAACTAACTTTGAATCAGATAAATCAGCTGCAGAGTTTGCAAATATGTATAAAGAAGATGGACTGAAAGGCGGTCATGTGATAATGCTCGGTGCAGATTCGTTAAGTAGGTCTGCAGCTATTAAGGCCTTAAATTCCTATCCTG GTGGTTTGCAAGTTGGAGGTGGGATCACGTCAGAAAATGCTTCCAGTTATCTAGAGGAGGGGGCCAGCCATGTCATTGTTACATCG TATGTTTTTAACAATGGGCAAATGGACATTGAAAGGCTCAAATATCTTGTTAGCGTTGTTGGAAAGCAGAGGCTTGTGTTGGATCTAAGCTGCAGAAAAAAG GATGGTAAATATGCAATTGTCACTGATAGATGGCAGAAGTTCAGCGATGTATATCTTGATGAGAAAACTTTAGAATTCCTTGCTGCCTATGCTGATGAGTTTCTTGTTCATGGGGTTGATGTTGAAGGGAAAAA GCTAGGAATTGATGAAGAACTCGTGGCCTTACTTGGCCAGCACTCACCG ATTCCAGTGACTTATGCTGGTGGTGTTATAACAATGGATGATTTAGAAAGGATAAAGGTGGCTGGGATGGGACGAGTAGATGTTACTGTGGGGAGTGCCTTGGATATTTTTGGTGGCAACTTGGCTTACAAAGACGTCATTGCTTGGCACAAAGAGCAGGAGGCCTTCACAGTTTAG